The genomic DNA TTGGTCAGTACGGCGAGGATGAAGTCTACACCGCGGGCCTGACCGTGACCACGCCGTGCGACCTCAAGCATCAGGGGGCGGCGGAAAGGGCGCTTCGGCGCGGCCTGCTTGATTCTGCCCAGCGGCGCGGCTGGCTCGGTCCCATCGAGACCGTCAATCCCGGCGATGTGGCCCGCATCCTTGACCAAGGCCCCCAGGCCACGGACGGCCTCAAGGACAAATCCGTGCCCTTCAAGGTGTGGGTGGCCGAGGTGGACAAGGACAGGGCCACGGTCCGGTTCGGCAAATACAGCGGCGTCATCCCTGTCAAGGCCATGTGGTGGGTGCGTGAGCCCAACATCAAGCGAAGCCACGAGGATGTTCCGGACCCGTCGGACGCCCGCAAGGTGCTTAAAAAGGGCGATGTGGTCTGGGCCACGGTGGCCAAGGCACCCGATGCCCCCGAAGGCGTGTGGGTGCTCGACCTTGAGCGCGAGCCGCTGGTGGAGGGGGCCATCGTCTCCATGAAGCCGGAGACCGGCGAGGTGCTGGCCCTGTCGGGCGGGTATTCCTTCCACAGGAGCCAGTTCAACCGGGCGACCCAGGCCAAGCGCCAGCCCGGTTCGGCCTTCAAGCCCATCGTCTACTCCGCGGCCATGGACAACGGGTTCACGCCCGCGTCCATCGTCCTCGACGCCCCCATCGTTTACGCCAACGATGCCCTGGGCAAGCTGTGGCGGCCTGAAAACTTCGAGGGCACCTTCGAAGGGCCGACCCTGCTGCGCACCGCGCTGGTCAAGTCCAAGAACCTCGTCACCATCCGCGTGGCCCAGAAGATCGGCATCCGCACCATCATCGATCGGGCCAGGGCCATGGGGCTTGAGAGCGATTTTCCTGCGGACCTCTCGGTCTCGCTGGGCTCGTCCGTGGTCACCCTCATGAACCTCTGCGAGGCGTATACCGCCTTTGCGCGCGGCGGCTCCTACATCAAGCCGCGTACCGTGCTCTCGGTCCATTCCGCCTGGGGCGAGGAGATGTACACCTCGGTCCCCGAGGCCGTGGACGCCATCAGCCCCCAGACCGCGTTCATCATGACCACCATGATGAAGCAGGTGGTGCTGCACGGCACCGGCTGGCGGGCCAAGGAACTCAACCGGCCCGTGGCGGCCAAGACCGGCACGTCGAACAACGAGAACGACGCCTGGTTCATGGGCTTCACCTCCTACCTGCTGACAGGCGTGTACGTCGGTTTTGACGAGATGCGGCCCATGGGCAAGTTCGAGACCGGATCGCGCGCAGCCAGCCCCCTGTGGGTGGACTATCGCAGGCAGGTGGAGGAGGATTTCCCCTATCAGGACTTCACCGAACCGCCGGGAGTTGTTATGGTCCGGGTGGACGGCAATACGGGCAAGCTCGCCTCGTCGGGTTCCAGTACGGAGTTTTTCCTGCCCTTCAAGGTGGGTACCGAGCCGACCGAGACCACCGCGCCAGCCGGATCGCGCGAGGATTCCACCGGCTCGGCGGACGATTTGTTCAAGCAGATGTTCTAAAAAGGATTTAGTCATGGAACTCGACATCTATCAGGTGGACGCCTTTGCCGAAGAGGTGTTCAGCGGCAACCCGGCTGCGGTGATCCCGCTTTTCGAGTGGCTGAGCGACGGATTGATGCAGCGCATCGCCCAGGAGTGCGGCCAGTCCGAGACGGCGTTTTTCGTGCGCCGGGGCGAGTATTTCGAGCTGCGCTGGTTCACCCCGGACTACGAGATCGACCTGTGCGGCCACGCCACCCTGGCCAGCGCCCATGTCCTTTACGAATTCCTCGACTACACTGACCCGGTGGTGGTCTTTGAGACCAAGAGCGGGCGGCTCTTTGTGGACCGCGAGAACGGCTTGTATTCCATGGATTTTCCGGCCTGGAGCGTGCGCCCCATCCAGGTGACCGAGCGGGTGGCCCAGGCGCTGGGCGCGCGGCCCGACGAGCTGTTCATGGGTGAACGCGACATGATGGCCGTGTTCGGCAGCGAGGAGCAGGTCCGCGCCCTCAAGCCCGACTTCCGGCTCGTCTCCAAGCTCGACGGGCTGTGCATGATCTGCACCGCGCCCGGCCTGGATCATGATTTCGTCTCGCGCACCTTTGTGGCCATCACGGGCTTGCCCGAAGACCCGGTCACCGGCTCGGCCCACTGCACCCTGGTGCCCTTCTGGGCCGAACGGCTGGGCAAGTCGGCCCTGCGCGCCCGGCAGGTCTCGGCGCGCGGCGGCGTGCTCATCTGCGAGAACCTCGGCAGCCGCGTCAAGATTGCGGGCCACGCCGTGACCTTCATGAAGGGAACCATCACGCTGTAGTTGCTCTTGTTTTCAGGAATAGAGAAGGGGGAAGCGGTGTGATCGCTTCCCCCTTTTTTTGCGGGCATTGGCATCCGGGGGCTACAGCAGTTGCAGCTTCCAGTTGAAGGTGCTGGTCCGCCTTGGTTTGGGCACGTCCTTGGGCCACTCCTCGATCATGGTCACGAAGGTCTTGAAGCCTGCCCGGTCGAGGGTCTTGTATTCCTCGCTCAGGTCCAGCTCCCAGGCCGGGAAGAGCCAGTTGGTCTGGCCGTACTTGCGAACGAAGAGCACCTCGTGCATGGGGCTCTTGACCGGCCCGTCGAGGCGGACCGACTCGGCCAGGAAACGCGACAGGCCAAAGGGCCACATGCCCTTGATGACCAGCCCGAGCGGCAGGGGCGTGTTGCGCGACAGTTCGAGCGTGTCCTCGCCGGACAGCTCCGGGCTGATGATGGCCGACGAGCAGCCCAGCTCCTTGAGCACCTGGAGCGCGAACCGGTTGGACGCGTTGCAGAACGGCCCGGCCACCAGGACGACGTTCTTGCGGTCCTCGAAATAGGCTGCCTGCCAGGGCGAGTTGATGACGAACTCGCGCCCGCCGTTCTTGATGGCTTCCTTGATCAGGGTGCGGTATTTCTTGTCCTCGTCGGGCCAGATGACCGGGGGCAGCCACCACTGGGCGCGGCCCGTCTGGCCCCTGGCCACCTTGCCCAGCGAGGCGCGTTCGAGCCAGTAGGCGGCCCGGCCATTGACCCGCCCGCGCGGCGGCAGGCGGAAGAGCAGGACGTTTTCCGGGCGGCCCTTGCCGCGCACCGCGTCCTTGGGCCATTTGGGCGTGAATTTCGATTCCTTGGGCTCCGGGGCCGGGAACAGGGCCAGCTCGGCCTCAAGTCCCCTGATCAGTTTGACCAGCTCCGGATCGCGGCGGTCCACCAGGAATATTTTGGTGCCCGTGGGCAGGGGTGGGCCGGGGGTCTTGGCCGAGTAGGGGATGTCCATGCGCCCGCGCTTGGGCACGCGGCGGCGGATGGAGAGCGTCCGGTGGCCTGGCTGGTCCTCGTAGCCCACACGGATGAGGTCGCCGGGGTGGAGGTCTTCGCGGGGCTGGAAATAGAGTTTCTTCTGCTCGCGTTTGATCTCGCCCACGAGCCTGCCGGAGCTGGTCTCCTCCTTGGGCTGGATGGGCATGAAGGGCCGCTGGGGAAGGAAGACGGAGTGGCTGGAGGGCCTGCCCAGAGCCTGATCGAGCAGGTCCACGGCAGCCTTCTTGGCCTGGGCGTCGTTCGGGTTGTCGCGCAGCATCTGGTAGGCGCGCACCGTGTAGTAGACGTAGTGGGGGCCTTTTTTGCGGCCCTCGATCTTCCAGGCCGTGACCTTGGGCATGTCCAGCAGCGGCTTGGTCAATACGTCCAGGGAAAGATCGGTGCAGGAGAAGAGCCGTTCGGCGTCCTGCTTGCCTTGTTTGTACAGGCGGCGGCAGGGCTGGACGCAGCGGCCACGCAGGCCGGACTTGCCGCCCAGGTAGCTGCTCCAGTAGCAACGGCCCGATACGCAGTGGCACAGCGCGCCGTGGACGAAAATCTCCAGGTCCAGATCCTTGGGGCAGGCGTCGGCCATGAGCTTGACCTCGTCCAGGTTCAGCTCGCGGGGGACGACCACGCGGGTCGCGCCGAGCTTTTTTGCCACCTCAAGGCCTGCCGGGTGGCTCAGGTTGGCCAGGGTGGAGAGGTGCAGCTCGCCCTTGAACCCGGCCTGCCGGGCAAGGGGGATCATGGCCAGATCCTGCACGATGAGGGCGTTGGGCTTGACGTTGGTTTGCAGCCGCTCGATGAGTCGGCCTGCGGATTCAGGATCGCCGGGCTTGACCAGGGTGTTCATGGCGACGTAGGTCTTGGTGCCCCGGTCGCGGCCCAGGCTTGCCAGTTGCGCCAGCTCGCTGATAGAGAAGTTGGTGGCCTGCATCCGGGCCGAGAAATGTTTCAGCCCCACGTACACGGCGTCCGCCCCGGCGGCCACGGCGGCGAGGAAGGATGACGTATCCCCTGCGGGCGCCATGATCTCTGGTAAATGTTTTATGCTCATAAGGGTATCGTATGTCCTTGAGGATCTGCCGGAATGTTACGGTATTGGAAGTGTCCCCGGTCGGTCAATCAAAAAGGCCGGACGAGTTCTACGAGATCCGGCTCTCCCTGCCCGACTGGGACGGGTGGAAGCCCGGCCAGTTCGTCATGGTCCGGCCCGTTTCCTGGGAGCTTGACCTGCTCTGGGCCCGGCCCTTCTCCATCTCGTCGGTGGACAATGAAAGCGTGACCATCTTCATCCAGAAGGTGGGGCGGGGCACGGCCCGCATGGCGCGCCTTGCGCCGGGCGATCAGGTGGCCCTGTGGGGACCGCTTG from Pseudodesulfovibrio aespoeensis Aspo-2 includes the following:
- a CDS encoding penicillin-binding protein 1A; amino-acid sequence: MKALKILLVVFLLCLLAGIGAAFGLYHWASKDLPGFRNITDYKPPLVTTVYGKDNEVLGYFYKEKRFLVTLDQMSPFLPKAFLAAEDSAFYQHDGVDLTAILRAFVANVRAGRTKQGGSTITQQIIKRLLLTPERSYTRKIKEAILAFRLENYLTKEEILTIYLNQIFLGANSYGVEAASRTYFARHATDLTLAQAAMLAGLPQAPSRYNPYQSLEQAKVRQRYVLDQMLSLRWITPEQHAQALAEEIVLESMAEPSWQIGAYYLEEVRRWLIGQYGEDEVYTAGLTVTTPCDLKHQGAAERALRRGLLDSAQRRGWLGPIETVNPGDVARILDQGPQATDGLKDKSVPFKVWVAEVDKDRATVRFGKYSGVIPVKAMWWVREPNIKRSHEDVPDPSDARKVLKKGDVVWATVAKAPDAPEGVWVLDLEREPLVEGAIVSMKPETGEVLALSGGYSFHRSQFNRATQAKRQPGSAFKPIVYSAAMDNGFTPASIVLDAPIVYANDALGKLWRPENFEGTFEGPTLLRTALVKSKNLVTIRVAQKIGIRTIIDRARAMGLESDFPADLSVSLGSSVVTLMNLCEAYTAFARGGSYIKPRTVLSVHSAWGEEMYTSVPEAVDAISPQTAFIMTTMMKQVVLHGTGWRAKELNRPVAAKTGTSNNENDAWFMGFTSYLLTGVYVGFDEMRPMGKFETGSRAASPLWVDYRRQVEEDFPYQDFTEPPGVVMVRVDGNTGKLASSGSSTEFFLPFKVGTEPTETTAPAGSREDSTGSADDLFKQMF
- a CDS encoding PhzF family phenazine biosynthesis protein, producing MELDIYQVDAFAEEVFSGNPAAVIPLFEWLSDGLMQRIAQECGQSETAFFVRRGEYFELRWFTPDYEIDLCGHATLASAHVLYEFLDYTDPVVVFETKSGRLFVDRENGLYSMDFPAWSVRPIQVTERVAQALGARPDELFMGERDMMAVFGSEEQVRALKPDFRLVSKLDGLCMICTAPGLDHDFVSRTFVAITGLPEDPVTGSAHCTLVPFWAERLGKSALRARQVSARGGVLICENLGSRVKIAGHAVTFMKGTITL
- a CDS encoding peptidase U32 family protein, with protein sequence MSIKHLPEIMAPAGDTSSFLAAVAAGADAVYVGLKHFSARMQATNFSISELAQLASLGRDRGTKTYVAMNTLVKPGDPESAGRLIERLQTNVKPNALIVQDLAMIPLARQAGFKGELHLSTLANLSHPAGLEVAKKLGATRVVVPRELNLDEVKLMADACPKDLDLEIFVHGALCHCVSGRCYWSSYLGGKSGLRGRCVQPCRRLYKQGKQDAERLFSCTDLSLDVLTKPLLDMPKVTAWKIEGRKKGPHYVYYTVRAYQMLRDNPNDAQAKKAAVDLLDQALGRPSSHSVFLPQRPFMPIQPKEETSSGRLVGEIKREQKKLYFQPREDLHPGDLIRVGYEDQPGHRTLSIRRRVPKRGRMDIPYSAKTPGPPLPTGTKIFLVDRRDPELVKLIRGLEAELALFPAPEPKESKFTPKWPKDAVRGKGRPENVLLFRLPPRGRVNGRAAYWLERASLGKVARGQTGRAQWWLPPVIWPDEDKKYRTLIKEAIKNGGREFVINSPWQAAYFEDRKNVVLVAGPFCNASNRFALQVLKELGCSSAIISPELSGEDTLELSRNTPLPLGLVIKGMWPFGLSRFLAESVRLDGPVKSPMHEVLFVRKYGQTNWLFPAWELDLSEEYKTLDRAGFKTFVTMIEEWPKDVPKPRRTSTFNWKLQLL